A window of the Virgibacillus pantothenticus genome harbors these coding sequences:
- a CDS encoding 6-phospho-alpha-glucosidase has protein sequence MKKFNVVIVGGGSTFTPGLLKGMCSRKDTFPINRLVMYDIDANRQQKIGEFAKILLKEEYPEVHFSYTTDKAKAFTEDIDFVLCQMRTGGYAMREKDEKVPLSKGLIGQETCGPGGFAYGMRSIGDMIELVNDVRAKSKDAWILNYTNPAAIVAVALKEVFPKDNRILNICDQPENLLRSYGKLLGVHERDFEPVYFGLNHFGWFTNLYDTEGNDLLPELREKILDGGFRPADAEQRDQSWLDTYAMVEQIVRDFPDYLPNTYLQYYLYPDQVLKKLNPDFTRTNEVQAGREKRVFKDCALAVEAGTAKDCDVVQNDAHGEFILFVAESIAYNKGNNFIVILKNDGLVSNLPEDAMVEVAASITANGPRPFAVGEIPTFYKGLIEAQYAYEKLTVEAYLEKSYGKALQALTLNRTVVSAAQARKVLDALVVANKGYWPELN, from the coding sequence ATGAAAAAATTTAATGTTGTTATTGTCGGTGGGGGGAGCACATTCACCCCTGGGCTCTTAAAAGGAATGTGTTCTAGAAAGGATACGTTTCCTATTAACCGGTTAGTAATGTATGACATTGATGCTAATAGACAGCAAAAGATAGGTGAATTTGCCAAGATATTGCTTAAAGAAGAGTATCCAGAGGTTCATTTTAGTTATACAACCGACAAAGCAAAAGCATTTACAGAAGACATAGACTTTGTACTTTGTCAAATGCGAACGGGTGGCTATGCAATGCGTGAAAAGGATGAAAAAGTTCCTTTAAGCAAGGGATTAATTGGTCAGGAAACATGTGGACCTGGAGGCTTTGCTTATGGAATGCGCTCCATTGGTGACATGATTGAATTAGTAAATGATGTCCGAGCAAAGTCGAAAGATGCGTGGATTTTAAATTATACAAATCCAGCTGCTATTGTAGCTGTTGCGCTAAAAGAGGTATTTCCAAAAGATAATCGCATTCTTAATATTTGTGATCAACCTGAGAATTTACTTCGCTCTTATGGTAAATTGCTAGGCGTTCATGAGCGGGACTTTGAACCTGTTTATTTCGGGTTAAATCATTTTGGCTGGTTCACAAATTTATACGATACCGAAGGAAATGACCTTCTACCAGAGCTACGGGAAAAAATACTTGATGGAGGGTTTCGTCCAGCTGATGCAGAACAGCGAGATCAATCATGGCTAGACACTTATGCAATGGTGGAACAGATTGTTCGTGATTTTCCTGACTATTTACCCAATACGTATTTACAATATTATCTGTACCCAGATCAAGTGTTGAAAAAATTAAATCCTGATTTCACCCGAACGAATGAAGTACAAGCTGGACGAGAAAAACGCGTATTTAAAGATTGTGCGCTTGCTGTGGAAGCCGGAACGGCAAAGGACTGTGATGTCGTTCAAAATGATGCACACGGTGAATTCATCCTATTTGTGGCAGAGTCCATTGCTTACAATAAAGGGAATAACTTTATTGTCATTCTGAAAAACGATGGATTGGTGAGCAATTTACCAGAGGATGCAATGGTAGAGGTCGCCGCAAGCATTACAGCAAATGGCCCTAGGCCTTTCGCTGTTGGGGAAATACCTACATTTTATAAAGGGCTCATTGAAGCTCAGTATGCATATGAAAAACTAACGGTCGAAGCTTATTTAGAAAAGTCCTATGGTAAAGCCTTACAAGCATTGACATTAAATCGAACGGTGGTTTCCGCTGCACAGGCTAGAAAGGTGTTAGATGCTTTAGTTGTTGCCAACAAGGGTTATTGGCCAGAGTTGAATTAA
- a CDS encoding MurR/RpiR family transcriptional regulator has product MYNFMVKLLNFIESSTDHTKSEIIIAQFILRNVERIPHMTIYKLAEACHTSPATITRFCKKFDDINYKELKERARTFIEYNTNEVMVEYAESKYSAGKLNDYFEQLQLSLQETKKLLSSKEIIIATHKIRQAVKVSFFGVTYSHLLARNAQFKFTRLGKNATAYSDPENQIIEAKTMTANDVAVVISFSGETRFVVRLVKVLNKNNIPIIAITGFPNSFLAENANQTICISSHKMDYFKSPVVEEINLLSAVNSIYLAYSMIFK; this is encoded by the coding sequence ATGTATAATTTTATGGTGAAACTATTAAATTTTATTGAGTCTTCAACAGATCATACCAAGTCAGAAATTATTATTGCACAATTTATTTTACGCAATGTAGAAAGAATACCTCATATGACTATTTACAAATTAGCAGAAGCCTGTCATACATCTCCTGCTACTATTACTAGATTTTGCAAAAAATTTGATGATATAAATTATAAAGAGCTAAAAGAACGTGCACGTACATTTATTGAGTACAATACAAATGAAGTGATGGTGGAATATGCGGAGAGCAAATACAGCGCAGGTAAATTAAATGATTATTTTGAACAATTACAACTATCTTTACAAGAGACAAAGAAATTATTATCATCAAAAGAGATTATTATAGCCACTCATAAAATCCGTCAAGCAGTCAAAGTTTCATTTTTTGGTGTAACCTATTCTCACCTACTAGCAAGAAATGCGCAATTCAAATTTACACGTCTTGGTAAAAATGCCACTGCATATAGTGACCCTGAAAATCAAATTATAGAAGCAAAAACGATGACAGCTAACGATGTAGCTGTAGTCATTTCTTTTTCAGGAGAAACTAGATTTGTCGTTAGGCTCGTTAAGGTGCTTAACAAAAATAATATACCTATCATCGCTATTACAGGATTTCCAAATAGTTTTCTAGCAGAAAATGCTAACCAAACCATCTGTATTAGTAGCCATAAAATGGATTACTTTAAGTCTCCTGTAGTAGAAGAAATCAATTTATTAAGTGCCGTTAACTCTATTTATCTCGCCTACTCCATGATTTTTAAATAA
- a CDS encoding Na+/H+ antiporter family protein, with product MLLNPVVLSVLALVVLSLARVHVIFALLIASIVGGISAGISLEETFTLLIGGLGGQGETALSYILLGILSVMIARSGITTLFIQRVLPYMQGRRAIVLFLLAGVASLSQNVVPIHIAFIPILIPPLLAIFNKMKVDRRGIATALTFGLKAPYILIPIGFGLIFQNIIVDEMKANGMEIGLSQVPLAMVIPVAGMVIGLAIAILYTYRKPREYHEIPTQFTNDAAATNDKTNASWQWQHSVTLLSLAVTLTLQLVYGSLALAALGGILTMLVLRAETWQSGDVIVEDGVKMMGVIAFVMLIASGYAAVLKETGSVQALVQSASAWLGDSQFLAAVVMMIIGMLVTIGIGTSFGTIPVLAAIFVPICASLGFSPLATAALIGTSGAIGDAGSPASDSTLGPTSGLNVDGQHHHIWDTCVPTFIHYNIPLFICGIIAALVL from the coding sequence ATGTTACTGAATCCTGTTGTATTATCTGTATTAGCTTTAGTTGTTTTAAGCCTAGCGCGTGTGCATGTAATTTTCGCTTTACTCATTGCATCTATCGTCGGAGGAATAAGCGCAGGAATATCACTGGAAGAGACATTCACCTTGTTAATTGGAGGACTCGGAGGGCAAGGTGAGACAGCGCTTAGCTATATTCTTTTAGGTATTTTGTCCGTTATGATTGCAAGGTCTGGTATCACTACTCTTTTCATTCAACGCGTATTACCTTACATGCAAGGAAGACGTGCCATAGTACTATTCTTGTTAGCAGGTGTAGCCAGTCTCTCGCAAAATGTTGTTCCTATACATATCGCCTTCATCCCGATCCTAATCCCGCCACTTCTGGCCATCTTTAATAAAATGAAAGTAGATAGAAGGGGAATTGCAACAGCATTAACATTCGGTCTAAAAGCTCCTTATATACTGATTCCTATAGGATTTGGCTTGATTTTCCAAAACATCATTGTCGATGAAATGAAAGCGAACGGGATGGAAATTGGCTTATCGCAAGTTCCTTTAGCCATGGTCATTCCAGTAGCAGGGATGGTCATTGGATTAGCTATTGCTATCTTATATACGTATCGAAAACCTAGAGAATATCATGAGATCCCAACACAATTTACAAATGATGCAGCAGCAACCAACGATAAGACCAATGCAAGTTGGCAGTGGCAACACTCTGTGACCCTTCTTAGCTTAGCTGTTACCCTGACCTTGCAGCTTGTGTATGGATCACTTGCACTTGCTGCGTTAGGCGGTATTTTAACCATGCTTGTGCTTCGTGCCGAAACATGGCAGAGTGGAGACGTTATTGTGGAAGATGGAGTAAAAATGATGGGCGTTATCGCATTTGTAATGTTAATTGCTTCCGGCTATGCCGCTGTTTTAAAAGAAACTGGGTCCGTTCAAGCACTCGTACAATCTGCAAGTGCTTGGCTTGGAGACAGTCAGTTCTTAGCCGCTGTTGTCATGATGATCATTGGAATGCTAGTCACTATTGGCATTGGCACCTCTTTTGGGACCATTCCGGTATTAGCAGCTATATTCGTTCCCATATGTGCAAGCTTAGGATTTAGTCCTTTAGCAACAGCTGCCTTAATTGGTACATCAGGTGCTATCGGAGATGCCGGCTCTCCTGCTTCCGACAGTACATTAGGACCTACATCTGGTTTAAACGTCGATGGTCAACATCATCACATCTGGGATACCTGTGTGCCAACCTTTATTCATTATAATATTCCACTATTTATTTGTGGCATTATCGCTGCATTGGTTTTATAG
- a CDS encoding fumarylacetoacetate hydrolase family protein, with amino-acid sequence MNINNIFCIGRNYTDHAAELGNAVPERPIVFSKPTNSLVTAHGQVIPYSFDKGDIHHELEIVLYIGKNVADDSKVEDVVTKMALGVDLTLRDVQAELKKKGHPWLLAKGFKHAAVITDFWDFPGEAACVEKDFSLLRNGEVVQQGNITSMIFSFQTILDYLQAHFGLREGDIIYTGTPEGVGSIHQGETYELKWGEDVKGSFVVGKR; translated from the coding sequence ATGAACATAAACAATATCTTCTGTATCGGTCGTAATTATACAGATCATGCTGCTGAGCTTGGTAATGCTGTACCTGAACGACCAATAGTTTTTTCTAAACCGACAAACTCTCTCGTAACAGCCCATGGTCAAGTTATCCCTTACTCATTTGATAAAGGGGATATTCATCATGAGCTTGAGATCGTTTTATACATAGGAAAAAATGTAGCGGATGATTCGAAGGTTGAAGATGTGGTCACCAAGATGGCGCTTGGAGTAGATTTGACGTTAAGAGATGTACAAGCTGAATTAAAAAAGAAGGGGCATCCTTGGCTATTAGCGAAAGGCTTTAAGCATGCAGCTGTAATCACAGATTTTTGGGATTTTCCTGGGGAAGCGGCTTGTGTGGAAAAGGATTTTTCATTGTTGCGTAACGGAGAAGTAGTTCAACAGGGAAATATTACTTCCATGATCTTCTCTTTCCAGACGATTTTGGACTATCTTCAAGCACATTTCGGCTTGCGGGAAGGGGATATTATTTATACGGGAACTCCTGAAGGGGTAGGATCAATTCATCAGGGTGAAACATATGAACTAAAATGGGGGGAAGACGTGAAAGGGAGCTTTGTTGTGGGGAAACGATGA
- a CDS encoding fructose bisphosphate aldolase translates to MQQQQLEKMKNGKGFIAALDQSGGSTPKALAAYGIKEDAYSNEDEMFDLVHEMRTRIITSPAFDSNYILGAILFEQTMDREIEGMYTGDYLAEKKGIVPFLKVDKGLAEESDGVQLMKPIPDLKALLKRANERHIFGTKMRSVIKDANPEGIKAVVDQQFEIGKQIIAAGLVPIIEPEVDINSPEKEKCEELLKAEILRHLNSLNESELVMLKLTIPTVPNTYKELIEHPNVVRVVALSGGYSRDEANAKLKENDGLIASFSRALSQDLNVNQTDEEFNQALQQAVKSIYEASI, encoded by the coding sequence ATGCAACAACAGCAATTGGAAAAAATGAAAAATGGAAAAGGATTTATCGCTGCACTTGACCAAAGTGGGGGCAGTACGCCAAAAGCCTTAGCTGCTTATGGAATCAAAGAAGACGCATATTCGAATGAGGACGAAATGTTCGATTTAGTACATGAAATGCGCACACGGATTATTACATCCCCGGCTTTTGATTCCAATTATATTTTAGGAGCAATTTTATTCGAGCAAACGATGGACCGTGAAATTGAGGGAATGTATACAGGCGATTATTTAGCTGAAAAGAAAGGTATCGTACCGTTTTTAAAAGTAGATAAGGGCCTTGCTGAAGAATCGGACGGCGTACAGCTTATGAAGCCAATCCCAGACCTTAAAGCGCTATTAAAGCGTGCAAATGAACGGCACATTTTTGGAACGAAAATGCGCTCTGTTATCAAAGACGCCAATCCAGAAGGCATCAAAGCGGTTGTCGACCAACAGTTTGAAATTGGTAAACAAATTATAGCTGCTGGCTTAGTACCTATCATTGAACCAGAAGTAGATATTAACAGTCCGGAAAAAGAAAAATGCGAAGAACTATTAAAAGCGGAAATACTACGTCATCTTAATAGCTTGAACGAGTCAGAACTTGTCATGTTAAAATTAACCATTCCTACGGTACCGAATACGTATAAGGAGCTCATCGAACACCCAAATGTCGTTCGTGTTGTTGCCCTTTCTGGCGGCTACTCTAGAGACGAAGCAAACGCAAAACTAAAAGAAAATGACGGTCTGATCGCTAGCTTTTCTAGAGCACTAAGTCAAGATTTAAATGTTAATCAGACAGATGAAGAATTTAACCAAGCGCTGCAACAAGCAGTTAAATCCATTTATGAAGCTTCGATTTAA
- the ygjK gene encoding alpha-glucosidase translates to MTKKKTHKLKKIGLVSLAICLLFSASISGSTVSAKGKLPEIEQFPNTLDISAAPTADIYGTYSTNKFNHFSDLGAWHGYYLPDYDAEELFGGFAGPIVIAEEYPVNLSKAINKISISNTDTNQVYDLSDSNRLDFTYYPGRLVQQYEMDDFDLMLELIFVSNRTAMIQTQIKNKTEQPLHIDVSWDGALLNKIEEGSYTLNLEQSLQATKHGVQVNFANIRETWMYFSTDEAAYLIAHDQPVKTAVNGDEYVTALRSPVTIKPGKIFTTYTTESYTFTNKELKAEQKKVKKYMKQAKKHFKDNEKRWQGYLDETFNKKTYEKYPEYQKVATKSIETLMTNWRSPAGAIKHDGTIPSMSYKWFIGMWAWDSWKQAVALAEFNPELAKNNIRALFDYQIMSNDKVRPQDEGAIIDAIFYNQDPPRGGEGGNWNERNSKPPLAAWAVWNVYEHTKDKKFLKEMYPKLKAYHQWWYTNRDHDQNGISEYGSTVSDANWERNEANEIIKDTEGNPKLNEDAVIEAAAWESGMDNATRFDKEGVGQGDPGVLVFENRNKANEVIGYSINQESADLNAYLYAEKGFLTSMAKELKQPKDAKQFTNEAKNVKDYMKNHMYDKETGFFYDLQINKDGSKKKLLTNRGKGTEGWIPLWAKLADKQQAEKVVQNMIDPNKFNTYMPFPTASKDNAKYDPNHYWRGPVWMDQALFGIEALQNYGYNKEAKTLTKKLFNHAEGLLGDGSIRENYNPETGKGLSTKNFSWSAASYYLLYKNTLLNQTTTSQTGLPFQK, encoded by the coding sequence ATGACAAAAAAGAAGACACATAAACTAAAAAAAATAGGTTTGGTTTCATTGGCTATATGTTTATTGTTTAGCGCAAGTATTAGTGGGTCGACTGTCTCTGCAAAAGGGAAACTCCCTGAAATTGAACAATTTCCAAATACGCTGGACATATCTGCAGCCCCTACAGCTGACATATACGGCACGTATTCGACCAACAAGTTTAACCATTTTTCCGATTTGGGTGCTTGGCATGGTTACTATTTACCGGATTACGATGCAGAAGAATTGTTTGGAGGGTTTGCGGGTCCAATCGTTATTGCTGAGGAGTATCCGGTGAATTTATCTAAGGCGATAAATAAAATTTCGATCAGCAATACAGATACGAATCAAGTATATGATTTAAGTGACAGCAATCGTTTAGATTTTACCTATTATCCAGGTCGATTAGTTCAACAATATGAAATGGATGATTTTGATTTAATGTTAGAGCTTATTTTTGTCAGCAATCGAACAGCTATGATCCAGACGCAAATCAAAAATAAAACGGAACAACCATTGCATATTGACGTTTCCTGGGACGGTGCATTGCTAAACAAAATAGAAGAAGGCAGTTATACCTTGAATTTAGAGCAAAGTTTACAAGCAACGAAGCATGGCGTTCAAGTTAATTTTGCAAATATACGAGAAACATGGATGTACTTTTCTACCGACGAAGCAGCATATTTGATTGCTCATGATCAACCCGTAAAAACAGCCGTTAATGGGGATGAATATGTGACAGCATTACGTTCGCCTGTGACAATTAAGCCTGGGAAAATTTTTACAACTTATACGACAGAAAGCTATACATTTACAAACAAAGAATTAAAGGCAGAACAGAAAAAAGTAAAGAAATACATGAAGCAAGCGAAAAAACATTTTAAGGATAACGAAAAACGATGGCAAGGATATTTGGATGAAACGTTTAACAAAAAAACATATGAAAAATACCCGGAATATCAAAAAGTTGCCACTAAATCAATTGAAACACTGATGACGAACTGGCGCAGCCCAGCTGGGGCGATTAAGCATGATGGAACTATTCCGTCCATGTCCTATAAATGGTTCATCGGTATGTGGGCATGGGATTCCTGGAAACAGGCTGTAGCATTAGCAGAATTTAATCCAGAGCTTGCGAAAAATAATATCCGTGCTTTATTCGATTATCAAATTATGTCCAATGATAAAGTACGACCACAAGATGAGGGAGCGATTATCGATGCGATTTTCTATAACCAGGATCCACCCCGCGGAGGAGAAGGCGGAAACTGGAATGAAAGAAACTCCAAGCCACCTTTGGCGGCGTGGGCCGTTTGGAACGTTTACGAGCATACAAAAGATAAGAAATTCCTCAAAGAAATGTATCCAAAATTAAAAGCATACCATCAATGGTGGTATACAAATCGAGATCACGATCAAAACGGTATTTCTGAATATGGTAGCACTGTAAGCGATGCAAACTGGGAAAGAAATGAAGCTAACGAAATTATCAAAGATACTGAAGGTAATCCAAAGCTGAACGAAGATGCTGTTATCGAGGCAGCAGCATGGGAAAGTGGCATGGATAATGCAACCCGCTTTGATAAAGAAGGCGTAGGTCAAGGAGATCCAGGTGTTTTAGTGTTTGAAAATAGGAATAAGGCGAATGAAGTCATTGGTTATTCCATTAATCAGGAATCGGCTGATTTGAACGCCTATTTATATGCTGAAAAAGGCTTTTTAACGTCGATGGCAAAAGAATTAAAACAACCAAAAGATGCAAAACAATTTACAAACGAAGCAAAAAACGTTAAAGATTATATGAAAAATCATATGTATGATAAGGAAACAGGCTTTTTCTATGACCTACAAATAAATAAAGACGGTTCCAAGAAGAAGCTGTTAACAAACCGAGGGAAGGGAACGGAAGGATGGATCCCGCTTTGGGCCAAATTAGCAGATAAGCAGCAAGCGGAAAAAGTGGTTCAAAATATGATCGACCCGAACAAATTTAATACGTATATGCCATTCCCAACAGCTTCCAAGGATAATGCAAAATATGATCCAAATCATTATTGGCGCGGGCCGGTATGGATGGACCAAGCATTGTTCGGTATTGAAGCATTACAAAATTATGGCTACAACAAAGAGGCAAAAACATTGACGAAGAAACTATTTAATCATGCAGAAGGTCTACTAGGTGATGGATCGATTCGTGAGAACTATAATCCGGAAACTGGAAAAGGCTTAAGTACGAAAAACTTTAGTTGGTCAGCTGCTTCGTACTATTTACTTTACAAAAATACGTTACTTAACCAAACGACAACGTCACAAACGGGGTTACCATTTCAAAAATAA
- a CDS encoding PTS fructose transporter subunit IIABC: MELVDILTRDNIILNLQGNNQKEVIDELIHKLTERRLTTDPERFKKAIYKRENEISTAVGYGVVIPHAQCKSITKPTIIMGRSLQGVDYGGQHTNLIFMIAAPENAPNEHLSLLSKLSTFLMSETFRAKIIVATSEIDVIKAIQEQEKLEKPALNDESASGKYVVGITACMTGIAHTYMAAESLKEAARKRGMNVKIQTNGANGPENKLTPADIQHADAIVIAHDVRVDTSILRGKRFVDVPVKKAINHADELIDQALSYNIKDSSVTEQEIIEEPQTEEKSGLNFYKHIMSGVSYMIPFVVVGGIFIAISFMFGIYAADPESDQYNIIAHFFSQVGGEAAFALMIPILAGFIGFSIADKQGLAPAMIGGMMASIGGSGFLGGMIAGFVGGFAAKFIGKSMAKIPKSFQGLVSILVVPLISTFIVGAFMFFILNTPMSLLNEFLEGWLKGLTGINAAILGALLAGMMASDMGGPINKTASAFGLAMFAANIFEPSAALMVGGMVPPIGIALATTIFKNRFTLQEVEAGKASYVLGASFITEGAIPFAAADPLRIIPANIIGAAVGGAVCMAMDISLKAPHGGIFVIPIASNKPLLYIGCILLGSLITCFIIGFLKKPLSDKDRNSAKQMMNVI, encoded by the coding sequence ATGGAACTAGTAGATATTTTAACCCGAGATAACATCATTTTAAATCTTCAAGGTAACAATCAAAAAGAAGTCATTGATGAGTTAATCCATAAGTTAACGGAGAGAAGATTGACAACAGATCCTGAACGTTTTAAAAAGGCAATTTATAAAAGAGAGAATGAGATTTCAACTGCTGTAGGTTATGGTGTGGTCATTCCCCACGCGCAATGTAAATCTATTACGAAGCCTACAATAATAATGGGAAGGTCACTACAAGGAGTTGATTATGGTGGTCAACACACCAATTTAATCTTTATGATTGCAGCTCCAGAAAATGCTCCAAATGAGCATTTATCCCTTTTATCGAAGCTATCGACTTTTCTCATGAGTGAGACATTCCGAGCAAAGATAATTGTTGCAACATCAGAAATTGATGTAATAAAAGCGATTCAGGAACAAGAAAAATTAGAAAAGCCAGCTTTAAATGATGAATCTGCAAGTGGAAAATATGTGGTGGGAATAACTGCATGTATGACGGGGATTGCTCACACATACATGGCAGCAGAGTCATTGAAAGAAGCTGCAAGAAAACGGGGCATGAATGTAAAAATTCAAACAAACGGTGCTAATGGTCCTGAGAATAAACTTACACCAGCAGACATTCAACATGCAGATGCTATCGTAATTGCTCATGATGTACGGGTTGATACCTCCATATTACGTGGAAAACGATTTGTTGACGTACCTGTAAAGAAAGCAATTAATCATGCTGATGAATTAATTGATCAAGCATTATCTTACAATATTAAAGATTCGAGTGTAACTGAACAAGAAATTATAGAAGAGCCTCAAACAGAAGAAAAATCTGGTTTGAATTTCTATAAGCATATTATGAGTGGGGTTTCCTATATGATTCCATTCGTAGTTGTTGGCGGTATTTTCATTGCTATTTCGTTTATGTTTGGTATTTACGCTGCAGATCCTGAAAGTGATCAATATAATATTATTGCACATTTCTTTAGTCAGGTTGGAGGTGAAGCAGCATTTGCTTTAATGATCCCAATTTTAGCAGGCTTTATCGGATTTAGTATTGCTGATAAACAAGGTCTAGCTCCTGCAATGATTGGTGGGATGATGGCCAGTATAGGTGGTTCTGGTTTTCTTGGTGGAATGATAGCCGGATTCGTCGGTGGTTTTGCAGCTAAATTCATTGGTAAGTCGATGGCTAAAATTCCAAAATCATTCCAAGGATTAGTTTCTATCTTAGTCGTTCCTTTAATTAGTACATTTATTGTTGGTGCATTCATGTTCTTTATTTTAAATACACCAATGTCCTTGCTAAATGAATTTTTAGAAGGTTGGTTAAAAGGATTGACGGGAATTAATGCAGCTATACTAGGAGCTTTATTAGCTGGAATGATGGCTTCGGATATGGGCGGGCCTATTAATAAAACAGCTTCCGCATTTGGTTTAGCGATGTTTGCGGCAAATATTTTTGAACCATCTGCAGCGTTAATGGTTGGTGGTATGGTACCTCCAATCGGTATAGCGCTAGCCACAACGATATTTAAAAATAGATTTACGCTTCAAGAAGTTGAAGCAGGTAAGGCAAGCTATGTTTTAGGGGCCAGTTTTATTACAGAAGGAGCAATTCCGTTTGCAGCTGCAGATCCATTAAGAATAATTCCTGCAAATATAATTGGAGCAGCAGTTGGAGGAGCTGTATGTATGGCAATGGATATATCCTTAAAAGCTCCTCACGGTGGAATTTTTGTTATTCCAATTGCCAGCAATAAACCGTTGCTTTACATTGGTTGTATCTTATTAGGGTCTTTAATAACATGCTTTATTATCGGCTTTTTGAAGAAACCTCTTTCTGATAAAGACAGAAATAGTGCGAAGCAAATGATGAATGTGATTTAA